In one Culex quinquefasciatus strain JHB chromosome 2, VPISU_Cqui_1.0_pri_paternal, whole genome shotgun sequence genomic region, the following are encoded:
- the LOC6051480 gene encoding DNA mismatch repair protein spellchecker 1, whose product MANLKPLHCLNLDANQQKNFIKFFKTLPEKSSTTVRFFDRSDYYSCHGPDAEFVAKCVFKSINVVKIMAPAGLEDELPYVVLSKNNFESFIRDLLLVRNYRAEVYTNKGPTKTSNDWQLEFKGSPGNLTQFEDLLFANNGMVAGSALIALHVKLLGKQKIIGIACVENNERLFSVSEFVDDDFYSELEAVIVILGPKECILPSPRDADYDRIKTLLERNNVVVTSKKKQEFSLEKNEVISDLNKLLHFAEGQQESANTMPETSKTTALAALGVAIRYLELTNDSANHGHYELKLLNLHRFVHLDAAAVSALNLFPKPGLAMNSAAFKWHSVLGVLDRCRTPQGHRLVNQWLKQPLRSIDIIKDRQDIVESLVDSTNVRSELHDVHLKRIPDILILIKKLLRKKASLQDIYRLYQVVLRIPIVLRLLESIENTAMRSIVLDPMKDTLGDLKMFKSMVEQILDLTAIERGEYLVKPTFDDQLKEFKQEMDEVESKMKRLLTKVADDLGLDAGSSIKLDFVGHHGFHFRISLKDETLIRKSTKFRVLDAVKGGARFTNDKLTDLNGDFASAKESYEAQQKSIVDEVIRIAIGYVEPWTMLNNQIAQLDCFVSFAIAAVSAPEPYVRPKIFAMGEGRLKLTQLRHPCLELQEDVSFIANDAVFEKNKTTMYIITGPNMGGKSTFIRSVGVAVLMAHVGAFVPCAEAEISIVDSILGRVGADDNLSKGLSTFMVEMVETAGIVRTATENSLVIIDELGRGTSTYEGCGIAWSIAEYLAKQTKCFSLFATHFHEITEMTEQVKTVKSCHMDAIADKDGFTLLYQVKEGVMPKSFGIKVAKLANFPTAVVELAQKLYDDCEDHYSQMQIENDQEGIKVFLESLAKISGVDAENEKSIGDMLGDIRLSVVSSNSAYFRRTFPQLYV is encoded by the exons atggcaaatttgaAGCCTCTTCATTGTTTGAACTTGG ATGCAAATCAGCAgaaaaactttattaaattcttcaaaacgTTGCCTGAG AAATCTTCCACCACGGTTCGTTTCTTCGACCGTTCAGATTACTACAGCTGCCATGGACCCGATGCCGAATTCGTTGCCAAGTGTGTGTTCAAGTCAATCAACGTGGTCAAAATTATGGCCCCGGCTGGCCTGGAAGACGAACTCCCTTACGTGGTCTTGAGCAAGAACAACTTTGAAAGCTTCATCCGGGATCTGCTGCTGGTGCGCAACTATCGCGCTGAGGTTTACACCAACAAAGGCCCCACCAAGACATCTAACGACTGGCAGCTGGAGTTCAAAGGTTCACCCGGAAACCTGACCCAGTTTGAGGATCTGCTGTTCGCCAATAATGGAATGGTGGCCGGATCTGCACTGATTGCATTGCACGTAAAGCTACTCGGCAAACAAAAGATCATCGGAATTGCTTGCGTCGAAAACAACGAGCGACTGTTTTCCGTGTCCGAGTTTGTTGACGACGACTTTTACTCGGAGCTGGAGGCCGTAATCGTTATCCTTGGCCCGAAGGAATGCATCTTGCCATCGCCGAGGGACGCCGATTACGATCGCATTAAAACGCTGCTGGAAAGAAACAACGTAGTCGTAACGTCGAAGAAGAAGCAGGAGTTCTCGCTGGAGAAGAACGAGGTGATTTCGGATCTCAACAAGTTGCTGCACTTTGCCGAAGGTCAACAGGAAAGCGCCAACACGATGCCGGAAACGTCGAAAACAACTGCACTTGCTGCGCTGGGTGTCGCGATCCGGTACCTTGAGCTAACCAACGATTCTGCAAATCATGGCCACTACGAGTTAAAGCTGCTCAATTTGCATCG atttgttCACCTCGATGCGGCTGCCGTTTCCGCGTTGAATCTGTTCCCAAAACCAGGATTGGCGATGAACTCTGCGGCATTCAAGTGGCACAGCGTTTTGGGAGTTTTGGACCGATGCCGAACTCCCCAAGGCCATCGATTGGTCAACCAATGGTTGAAGCAACCCCTTCGCAGCATTGACATTATCAAAGATCGCCAGGACATTGTCGAGTCCCTCGTGGACAGTACGAACGTCCGGTCGGAGCTGCACGACGTCCACTTGAAGCGCATTCCGGACATTCTCATCTTGATCAAAAAGTTGCTCCGGAAGAAGGCCTCGCTCCAGGATATCTACCGGCTGTACCAGGTCGTGCTTCGGATTCCGATCGTTCTGCGACTGCTGGAATCGATCGAAAACACGGCAATGCGAAGCATCGTCCTCGATCCGATGAAGGACACGCTGGGAGATTTGAAGATGTTTAAATCGATGGTCGAGCAAATCCTTGATCTGACAGCAATCGAGCGTGGTGAATACCTTGTCAAACCCACGTTTGACGACCAGTTAAAAGAGTTCAAGCAGGAAATGGACGAAGTCGAGTCCAAGATGAAAAGATTGCTCACAAAAGTTGCTGACGATCTGGGACTGGATGCTGGATCTTCGATAAAGCTAGATTTTGTTGGCCATCACGGATTTCATTTCCGGATTTCCCTCAAGGACGAAACTCTCATCCGCAAAAGCACAAAGTTTCGG GTGCTTGACGCCGTTAAAGGAGGTGCTCGCTTCACCAACGATAAGCTGACCGATCTTAACGGCGATTTTGCAAGTGCCAAAGAATCGTATGAAGCACAGCAGAAGTCGATCGTAGACGAGGTGATACGGATTGCAATTGGCTACGTTGAACCGTGGACCATGCTCAACAATCAGATTGCTCAGCTCGACTGCTTCGTTAGCTTTGCCATTGCAGCAGTCAGTGCTCCCGAGCCGTACGTCCGCCCGAAAATCTTCGCCATGGGAGAGGGTCGCTTGAAGCTTACCCAACTGCGCCACCCGTGTCTTGAGCTGCAAGAGGATGTCAGCTTTATCGCGAACGACGCGGTCTTTGAGAAGAACAAAACGACCATGTACATCATTACCGGTCCCAACATGGGTGGAAAAAGCACCTTTATTCGTTCGGTTGGTGTCGCAGTTCTCATGGCCCACGTCGGTGCTTTCGTTCCGTGCGCAGAAGCGGAAATCTCGATTGTCGATTCCATCCTTGGCCGGGTGGGCGCCGACGATAACTTGAGCAAGGGGTTGAGCACGTTCATGGTGGAAATGGTCGAAACCGCGGGAATCGTTCGCACGGCCACGGAGAACTCGCTGGTTATCATCGATGAGCTTGGTCGTGGCACTTCCACGTACGAAGGTTGTGGCATTGCGTGGTCCATAGCCGAATATCTGGCAAAACAAACTAAATGCTTTTCGCTTTTCGCGACCCACTTTCACGAAATCACCGAAATGACGGAGCAAGTGAAAACTGTAAAAAGCTGCCACATGGATGCGATCGCGGACAAGGATGGTTTCACGCTTTTGTACCAAGTCAAGGAGGGAGTCATGCCGAAAAGTTTCGGAATTAAGGTTGCCAAGCTTGCCAACTTTCCCACAGCGGTGGTCGAG CTGGCGCAGAAACTGTACGACGACTGCGAAGATCACTACTCGCAGATGCAGATTGAGAATGATCAGGAGGGAATCAAAGTGTTTTTGGAATCGTTGGCAAAAATCTCTGGCGTGGACGCTgaaaacgaaaaatctattgGCGACATGCTGGGTGATATTCGATTGAGTGTTGTCAGCTCAAACAGTGCCTATTTCCGCAGAACCTTTCCCCAACTGTACGTGTGA
- the LOC6051479 gene encoding uncharacterized protein LOC6051479 isoform X1 — translation MYFLNSTMKTLVIVLTIAIGGGLLVDGFPGKLGAQRYEFQQRSVPAEFPESNIFTTPEYQEHDAVTSVYVSSPKWSQLHPNEVNAFAEIYRQSYNQLVDQYNRMFGLQYGYVMPVQYQLFELPTGISWRDYFGSQQQYVSQQTEEMSRRLFYQIQNGTIAQQALETPSFFVNQVADLLDQVHSHVEEAVSPQEYQPEIMHEETDTQQQFNDRDHSMALAFNPATGTYEYVYVQKTLIEDTSTTSKSVRTSYIQSLPPVLFDNQAVRRDIENSDEIFEDTTTPSSIQTTTDNYYRSTYEQQQVYDLQFLEKISSSPSPKPNNVMSLVRKKQETSSSSTTTTTTSTTPKPTTESNVMSMLPHKQQKVDYISLHQQIRQTLDQHMKQQNHTAEHAETHYMGMNSNQDHLKLTYDVVDGPKPNREVSRGDQQSSDEDFVTDEMVEQAATDPTFTVVTQRVTEKPSSPKPKPTQIPRIEPAASRTVPLYTAPLAPFPVIIHTSYPLYAAPLAPFPETVHVEPAQVQTIQFSELEDMNQEYFHPVQHSIPPESYDQHQEVQVLEQIPAEFVMPAYDQQIAMTHVLGLQQQSSIGQDFNPQFLEKQQPPEQAYRNPELDAPQSIVPTMREEESVQQVQEVTTAEPVLQAPNHKPWLQRQWVKLAKHF, via the exons ATGTATTTTCTCAATTCAACGATGAAAACTTTGGTCATCGTTCTAACGATTGCCATTGGGGGTGGCCTTCTAGTTGATGGATTCCCAGGGAAGTTAGGCGCACAACGTTACGAATTTCAGCAGCGATCGGTTCCTGCAGAATTTCCAGAAAGCAACATTTTTAC AACTCCAGAGTACCAGGAGCATGACGCTGTTACCTCTGTCTACGTATCAAGCCCCAAATGGTCTCAGCTACATCCGAACGAAGTGAATGCCTTTGCAGAAATATATCGTCAGAGTTACAATCAACTGGTAGATCAGTATAACCGAATGTTTGGCCTACAATATGGCTACGTAATGCCAG TCCAATACCAACTATTTGAGCTTCCCACGGGTATTTCATGGCGGGATTACTTTGGCAGCCAGCAGCAATATGTAAGCCAACAAACGGAGGAAATGTCACGCCGGCTATTTTACCAAATTCAAAACGGCACAATTGCGCAACAAGCTCTAGAGACACCAAGTTTCTTCGTCAATCAGGTAGCAGATTTGCTCGATCAGGTGCACAGCCATGTTGAAGAAGCTGTGTCTCCACAAGAATATCAACCTGAAATCATGCACGAAGAGACAGACACACAGCAGCAATTCAACGATAGAGATCATTCAATGGCGTTGGCTTTTAATCCCGCAACTGGAACATACGAGTATGTCTATGTTCAAAAGACACTAATCGAAGACACCTCCACGACCAGCAAAAGTGTAAGAACCTCATACATCCAAAGTCTTCCTCCAGTGCTGTTTGATAATCAGGCAGTTCGTCGAGATATCGAAAACAGTGACGAGATATTTGAAGATACAACGACTCCATCGTCTATACAAACAACCACTGATAATTACTACAGAAGCACATACGAGCAGCAACAGGTATACGATCTacagtttcttgaaaaaatttcaAGCAGTCCGTCACCCAAACCAAACAATGTAATGTCTCTGGTGCGTAAAAAGCAAGAAACGAGCAGTAGTTCAACTACAACAACGACAACGAGTACAACGCCAAAGCCAACGACGGAAAGCAACGTGATGTCCATGTTGCCTCACAAGCAACAAAAGGTAGATTACATCAGTCTTCATCAGCAAATAAGGCAAACATTGGATCAACATATGAAACAACAAAACCATACCGCCGAACATGCGGAAACTCACTACATGGGGATGAACAGCAATCAAGATCATCTAAAACTAACGTACGATGTCGTTGATGGTCCAAAGCCAAATCGAGAAGTATCACGTGGTGATCAACAAAGCTCTGATGAAGACTTCGTGACGGATGAAATGGTCGAACAGGCGGCTACCGATCCTACATTCACAGTAGTTACACAAAGAGTCACAGAAAAGCCATCCTCGCCAAAACCGAAACCAACCCAGATTCCACGCATCGAGCCGGCGGCCTCCAGAACCGTTCCTCTATACACTGCTCCACTAGCTCCGTTTCCAGTAATTATTCATACTAGCTACCCATTGTACGCTGCACCCCTTGCACCATTCCCTGAAACAGTTCATGTTGAACCAGCCCAA GTCCAGACGATCCAATTCTCCGAACTGGAAGACATGAACCAAGAATATTTCCACCCCGTACAACATTCCATTCCTCCCGAGAGTTACGATCAACACCAAGAAGTGCAAGTTCTAGAACAAATTCCGGCAGAGTTTGTCATGCCAGCGTACG ATCAACAAATCGCTATGACGCACGTGCTGGGTTTGCAGCAGCAAAGCTCAATCGGTCAAGATTTCAACCCACAATTCTTGGAAAAGCAGCAGCCTCCGGAGCAAGCGTATCGCAATCCAGAACTTGACGCTCCTCAATCGATTGTGCCCACCATGCGGGAGGAGGAGTCAGTGCAG CAGGTTCAAGAAGTAACAACAGCTGAACCCGTTCTTCAAGCACCTAACCATAAGCCGTGGCTGCAGCGACAATGGGTCAAGCTGGCCAAACATTTCTGA
- the LOC6051479 gene encoding uncharacterized protein LOC6051479 isoform X2 — translation MYFLNSTMKTLVIVLTIAIGGGLLVDGFPGKLGAQRYEFQQRSVPAEFPESNIFTTPEYQEHDAVTSVYVSSPKWSQLHPNEVNAFAEIYRQSYNQLVDQYNRMFGLQYGYVMPVQYQLFELPTGISWRDYFGSQQQYVSQQTEEMSRRLFYQIQNGTIAQQALETPSFFVNQVADLLDQVHSHVEEAVSPQEYQPEIMHEETDTQQQFNDRDHSMALAFNPATGTYEYVYVQKTLIEDTSTTSKSVRTSYIQSLPPVLFDNQAVRRDIENSDEIFEDTTTPSSIQTTTDNYYRSTYEQQQVYDLQFLEKISSSPSPKPNNVMSLVRKKQETSSSSTTTTTTSTTPKPTTESNVMSMLPHKQQKVDYISLHQQIRQTLDQHMKQQNHTAEHAETHYMGMNSNQDHLKLTYDVVDGPKPNREVSRGDQQSSDEDFVTDEMVEQAATDPTFTVVTQRVTEKPSSPKPKPTQIPRIEPAASRTVPLYTAPLAPFPVIIHTSYPLYAAPLAPFPETVHVEPAQVQTIQFSELEDMNQEYFHPVQHSIPPESYDQHQEVQVLEQIPAEFVMPAYDQQIAMTHVLGLQQQSSIGQDFNPQFLEKQQPPEQAYRNPELDAPQSIVPTMREEESVQVQEVTTAEPVLQAPNHKPWLQRQWVKLAKHF, via the exons ATGTATTTTCTCAATTCAACGATGAAAACTTTGGTCATCGTTCTAACGATTGCCATTGGGGGTGGCCTTCTAGTTGATGGATTCCCAGGGAAGTTAGGCGCACAACGTTACGAATTTCAGCAGCGATCGGTTCCTGCAGAATTTCCAGAAAGCAACATTTTTAC AACTCCAGAGTACCAGGAGCATGACGCTGTTACCTCTGTCTACGTATCAAGCCCCAAATGGTCTCAGCTACATCCGAACGAAGTGAATGCCTTTGCAGAAATATATCGTCAGAGTTACAATCAACTGGTAGATCAGTATAACCGAATGTTTGGCCTACAATATGGCTACGTAATGCCAG TCCAATACCAACTATTTGAGCTTCCCACGGGTATTTCATGGCGGGATTACTTTGGCAGCCAGCAGCAATATGTAAGCCAACAAACGGAGGAAATGTCACGCCGGCTATTTTACCAAATTCAAAACGGCACAATTGCGCAACAAGCTCTAGAGACACCAAGTTTCTTCGTCAATCAGGTAGCAGATTTGCTCGATCAGGTGCACAGCCATGTTGAAGAAGCTGTGTCTCCACAAGAATATCAACCTGAAATCATGCACGAAGAGACAGACACACAGCAGCAATTCAACGATAGAGATCATTCAATGGCGTTGGCTTTTAATCCCGCAACTGGAACATACGAGTATGTCTATGTTCAAAAGACACTAATCGAAGACACCTCCACGACCAGCAAAAGTGTAAGAACCTCATACATCCAAAGTCTTCCTCCAGTGCTGTTTGATAATCAGGCAGTTCGTCGAGATATCGAAAACAGTGACGAGATATTTGAAGATACAACGACTCCATCGTCTATACAAACAACCACTGATAATTACTACAGAAGCACATACGAGCAGCAACAGGTATACGATCTacagtttcttgaaaaaatttcaAGCAGTCCGTCACCCAAACCAAACAATGTAATGTCTCTGGTGCGTAAAAAGCAAGAAACGAGCAGTAGTTCAACTACAACAACGACAACGAGTACAACGCCAAAGCCAACGACGGAAAGCAACGTGATGTCCATGTTGCCTCACAAGCAACAAAAGGTAGATTACATCAGTCTTCATCAGCAAATAAGGCAAACATTGGATCAACATATGAAACAACAAAACCATACCGCCGAACATGCGGAAACTCACTACATGGGGATGAACAGCAATCAAGATCATCTAAAACTAACGTACGATGTCGTTGATGGTCCAAAGCCAAATCGAGAAGTATCACGTGGTGATCAACAAAGCTCTGATGAAGACTTCGTGACGGATGAAATGGTCGAACAGGCGGCTACCGATCCTACATTCACAGTAGTTACACAAAGAGTCACAGAAAAGCCATCCTCGCCAAAACCGAAACCAACCCAGATTCCACGCATCGAGCCGGCGGCCTCCAGAACCGTTCCTCTATACACTGCTCCACTAGCTCCGTTTCCAGTAATTATTCATACTAGCTACCCATTGTACGCTGCACCCCTTGCACCATTCCCTGAAACAGTTCATGTTGAACCAGCCCAA GTCCAGACGATCCAATTCTCCGAACTGGAAGACATGAACCAAGAATATTTCCACCCCGTACAACATTCCATTCCTCCCGAGAGTTACGATCAACACCAAGAAGTGCAAGTTCTAGAACAAATTCCGGCAGAGTTTGTCATGCCAGCGTACG ATCAACAAATCGCTATGACGCACGTGCTGGGTTTGCAGCAGCAAAGCTCAATCGGTCAAGATTTCAACCCACAATTCTTGGAAAAGCAGCAGCCTCCGGAGCAAGCGTATCGCAATCCAGAACTTGACGCTCCTCAATCGATTGTGCCCACCATGCGGGAGGAGGAGTCAGTGCAG GTTCAAGAAGTAACAACAGCTGAACCCGTTCTTCAAGCACCTAACCATAAGCCGTGGCTGCAGCGACAATGGGTCAAGCTGGCCAAACATTTCTGA
- the LOC6051478 gene encoding uncharacterized protein LOC6051478 has translation MFVCILPSVISVLLTIWLVRLIFKHESDPIFEIYRKPGKLYCFKYMLMLALLFLRKAKSKKNHDLQSESEIHKAIEKPQPLSKSIHAIDAVYFNGSNSKMSWLVCGTARRPNKLVNGFLYLKIQEFSDKLLVSPRLPDTCMRQTDFEVGSYSVEGLKITPLKPMQQWRVEYDGAMRFENDYSHNMEVKLQATWTTALPYFNFASDMDPRPTARAMAKEKWSRDHFRNLKKYHQTHYEHFGTLNGIVLINGIEFPLSLDCMRDHSFGEQRNWKNFHRYVMHFVHLENGDCITVGVICMPVTFSSLEVGFVSISHEKCNYAVTNVEFDLYQFGENGKPPVDYAFNFYTGNKRYSVKVIAVACPEFYIGEESECRIVEQHCRFEVNGLTGWGAAEWQYRHLDGLPVPMENK, from the exons atgtttgtttgtatattACCAAGTGTTATTTCGGTCTTGTTAACGATTTGGTTAGTTCGATTGATTTTCAAACATGAATCAGATCCAATCTTCGAAATTTATCGCAAGCCGGGAAAACTTTATTGCTTCAAGTATATGCTGATGTTGGCGTTATTATTCTTACGAAAG GCAAAGTCAAAGAAAAATCATGACCTGCAAAGTGAAAGTGAAATACACAAAGCTATTGAGAAACCTCAACCGCTATCAAAAAGCATTCAT GCTATTGATGCAGTTTACTTCAATGGTTCCAACTCGAAAATGTCTTGGTTAGTGTGTGGTACTGCTAGAAGACCAAATAAACTCGTAAACGGATTTCTCTACCTGAAAATACAAGAATTCAGTGACAAACTGTTGGTATCTCCTAGACTACCAGATACATGCATGAGACAAACAGATTTCGAAGTAGGATCATATTCGGTAGAAGGTTTGAAAATAACTCCATTAAAACCCATGCAACAATGGAGAGTGGAATACGATGGCGCAATGCGATTCGAGAACGATTATTCTCATAACATGGAGGTTAAACTGCAAGCAACGTGGACAACTGCTCTTCCATACTTTAACTTTGCTTCGGATATGGATCCAAGACCTACAGCTCGTGCTATGGCAAAAGAAAAGTGGAGTCGTGATCACTttcgaaatttgaaaaa GTATCATCAAACTCATTATGAACATTTCGGAACTCTTAACGGTATAGTACTCATTAATGGAATCGAGTTTCCTCTTAGTTTGGACTGCATGAGGGATCACAGTTTTG GCGAACAGCGGAACTGGAAAAACTTTCATCGCTATGTGATGCACTTTGTTCACTTAGAGAATGGAGACTGCATTACTGTAGGAGTTATATGTATGCCAGTTACATTTTCAAG TTTGGAGGTCGGTTTTGTTTCAATATCTCACGAAAAGTGCAACTACGCCGTAACAAATGTGGAATTTGACTTGTACCAATTTGGAGAGAATGGAAAACCTCCTGTGGATTACGCATTCAATTTTTACACAG GTAATAAACGATACTCTGTAAAAGTAATCGCTGTAGCCTGTCCAGAATTCTACATCGGCGAGGAAAGTGAGTGCCGCATAGTAGAACAGCATTGCAGATTCGAGGTGAACGGGCTCACAGGATGGGGAGCAGCTGAATGGCAATATAGACATTTAGATGGCCTTCCAGTGCCCATGGAAAATAAGTGA